Proteins from a single region of Kogia breviceps isolate mKogBre1 chromosome 5, mKogBre1 haplotype 1, whole genome shotgun sequence:
- the CEP19 gene encoding centrosomal protein of 19 kDa, with amino-acid sequence MMCTAKKCGIRFQPPAVILIYENEMKGKSRQRIMPVRNFSKYSDCSRAAEQLKNNPRHKGYLEQVSLKQLEKLFSFLRGYLWGQSLAETMEQIQQETTIDPEEDLNKLDDKELAKRKSIMDELFEKNQKKKDDPNFVYDIEVEFPQDEQLQSCGWDTESADES; translated from the exons ATGATGTGCACTGCCAAGAAATGTGGAATTAGGTTCCAGCCTCCGGCTGTTATCTTAATCTATGAGAATGAAATGAAGGGGAAAAGTCGCCAGCGCATCATGCCTGTCCGAAACTTCTCAAAGTACTCAG ATTGCAGCAGAGCTGCTGAACAATTAAAGAATAATCCACGACACAAGGGTTACCTGGAACAGGTATCCCTGAAGCAACTAGAGAAGTTATTCAGTTTTTTACGAGGTTACTTGTGGGGGCAGAGTTTGGCAGAAACAATGGAACAAATTCAGCAGGAAACAACCATTGATCCTGAGGAAGACCTGAACAAACTAGATGACAAGGAACTTGCCAAAAGGAAGAGCATCATGGATGAACTTTTTGAGAAAAATCAGAAGAAGAAGGATGATCCAAATTTTGTTTATGACATTGAAGTGGAATTCCCTCAGGATGAACAACTACAGTCCTGTGGCTGGGACACAGAGTCAGCTGACGAGTCCTGA